Part of the Microcebus murinus isolate Inina chromosome 19, M.murinus_Inina_mat1.0, whole genome shotgun sequence genome, tgagacagagtctcactttgttgcctaggctagagtgagtgccatggcgtcagtctagctcacagcaacctcaatctcctgggctcaagcaatcctgctgcctcagcctcccgagtagctgggactacaggcatgcgccaccgtgccggctaattttttctatatatattagttggccaattaatttctttgtatttatagtagagacgggggtctcgctcttgctcaggctggtttcaaactcctgacctcgagcaatccacccgcctcggcctcccagagagctaggattacaggcgtgagccacctcgcccggccctttttttttttttgagatagagtctcactctgttgcctgtggagtcagcctagactccgtggagtgccgtggtgtcagcccagctcacagcaacctcaaactcgtggactcaagcgatcctcctgcctcagcctcccgagtagctgggactacaggcatgtgccaccatgcctggctttctctttctatatatatttttagttgtccagctaattcctccctccctccctccctccctccctccctccctccctccctccctccctccctccctccctctttctttctttctttctttctttctttctttctttctttctttctttctttctttctttctttctttctttctttctttctttctttctttctttctttctttctttctttcttccagcacagacagggtctcactcttgctcaggctggtctcgaactcctgacctcaaatgatctgcccgccttggcctcccagagtgctacattATTATTagcaatcttatttttattattgctattttaggGACATCTCTGATGCATCAGAGAAGCATCCTGCTCACCGCCATGCGCCCAATGAATCAATAAGTTATTTCAGAACTAAGTAAAGCACATGTTTCAGAATTCTAAGAAACCAAAATTCGCCAGAAAGGTTTTCTAACTAACCAAACTGTATTTTCCATTcaacaaaataagtaaacaacGTGTGCTGCTTCTCCACCAtctgtttttaaggttcatttgTTCCCTACTTCAAAAGCGCCTTTCCCTCCCCGGCTCTGTGTCCTTGGCCCTGTCTGAGCAGAGACACAGGAAAAGACGGGACCTGCCAGGGCCTCTCCCGTGAGCCACGTGCAGGCCTGCAACTGCTGCTGGTTCAGCGGGCGCACCGGGTTTTTCTAACTCCCTTTCAGAGGTAGAGGCTCCATTTTGGGTGATGACACACAGACGACATTCTTCCCCAGAGACCAAGACTGTCCCCAGGCCACGGCACCTCCCTCGAGGCAGccacctctctctgtccctgatGGGCATTCATGGTTCTGGTCCTCAGAGGCCATCAGTGACTATTCAAGGCGTTTATCCTTCATTGCAAGGGGCTGGAGCACACGTGTGGTGTGAGAGTACGAACTCAAAGCCCGGTCTTCACTGCTAACTTTCCTActtgcaaaaacagaaaaatacatttttaaaagagaaaaagctcATTTTGCGCAGGAATGTTCTCCAGCAATGCTGTTGTGTAAAGAGTCTGGTTTAAAACACAAAGGTCTAGTCTCTTTCTGGATTATAAGAACAGATTATGCTGTTTGataaactaaatttatttctttttttaaagattgatgTTAATACTATTGgaaacctgtgtgtgtgtttcttgttCTCCAAGCTTGGATCTGAGGTTTGAGTCTTTCATTGACTTTGGAAATTTCTAGGCTGTTATCTCGTTACATATGTCTATTGCCCTATTCTCTCCTTCGTTCCTCCTGGATTCTAACACGTCTGTTACCTACTCAGCATTGTCCCACCGTGCCCGGTTGCtcactttcctctcctttctgcctCTGTTTCAGTTTGTGAAGTCCTAGTGACTGACCCTCAGGCCTGCTGGTGTTTCTCTGCTATGTCCAGGCTGTCCATGGAGCTGCCTTCATCCCTGTCACCGCGTTCTTCCTTGGTCACGTTTGAGTCTGTTGCATGGTTTCCACTTCTCTGCCGAGGTTCCTCAATCTGATTGTCACATTGCTCTCCTCGTCCACTGGAGCCATTAGCTCCTtagttgtagttatttttattacctGTCTTGAAGTTCCACGCTTGTCTTACCCATGAGTCTGGGCCTACTAAATGCTTTGTCTCTAAACAGTgtggttttgctgttgttgttactggggttttttttgggggggggctgtttttgtttgtttgtttgttttgtttttgttttgagacagagtgagactctgtcacccaggctggagtgcagtggtgccatcacagctcactgcagcctccaactcctgagctcaagcaatcctcctgcctcggcctcccagagtgctgggattacaggcatgaaccatcacgcctggcccagtatgttgtttttatttacttatgtgtCTTGTAAGTTTGGGGCTGAAAACTGTATACCTTGTAGGAACAGATAAATGTATTTGTGCCCAGAGAGGAGCCAGCCTGTGTTTGCTGGGCCCCTCGGGTCATTCTCGTCTGGCTGAGCTGGTTTACGTCCCCCGCCCCTCTCAGTGCGACACGGGCTGCACTGGTCCTTGGGGGCAGGCCTCTCTCCCTGTCTGCTCTGCGGTCCACATCAGACCTTCCTTTGCTCCTGGGCAGGTCCCTCTCCCCTCTCGAGGCCCTCCCCAGGCAGTGGGATGCTGCCACCTGTTACAGGACGAATGCTGGAGTTGCAGTGGAGGCAGCAGGTGGGGTGTAGGTCTGGGGTGTTCCCTGTGGTTCTGGCTCAGCCAAGGTCTTAGGTCTTAGGGTCTCTTCGGGGGATGGGAGGCTCCCAGGGGTCCTCCCTTCCCTCAGCTGCAGGGATCTCCCTAGGGCAGGGGGCCGTGCCCACCCTCTCCCCCCAGGTGCAGTTGGTCTTTCTGGGCACCTCCTGCGAGTAGCTCCCCAGGCCTacctggtggggtggggggaggcttcCCAGGCTCTTACCTGCCCCATCCTTTCTCCTGAGTGTCCTGAGATCCCAGAAAGGAGACCACAGTGCAGATTCACCCGCACCCACCCTCAAGGGTCTGAACTTCCCCTGGCCACATGTGCAATTCATTCAGGATTCTCTTCTCCTGGACCTGGGCATGAAGATGCTCCAGTACCGCAGATTCTGCCCAGACCCCATCACTCTGGAGAGGAAAGAGGTGGGGCCAGCAGGGTTGGGCGGGAGGCTGTGACGGTGGCTCTCCCCGGCCTGGCGGCCCACTCTGCTGAGCGCCCAGGTGTCTGGATCCGAGCCCGCAAGAAGAACCACTGTGTCCCAGGGCGAGCACAGGACCCGGGAGCTCCGAGGAAACTTCCACCAGTGCGGGGACCTATGAGAAGCTCCACCTCTAactctggggacagggacagccaGAGAGAGCAGGGGGTGTGATGAGGGCCCGGGGAAGGCAGTGGGAGGCCGCCCCACCGTCAGACCACCCAGtgcgccccctcctccctcctcccgcagCGGGTCAGAGGGTCGTCGAGACAGCCCCCTCCGCTCCCCTCGGTAGCTTTACCGGTGGCTGGGGCCTCCCCCGCGCAGGGATTGGACGCCAGAGaacggggcgggggcggcgggggacCCCAGAAGCCCAGGCTCCCCGGGCAGGCGTGAGCAGCCCGCAGTGCAGACGCTGTGGCCGGCGCTGGCAGGACCTCTGCGCAGAGCTGGCAGCCGGCGGGCGGCGCGGAGGAGGCGGCAGCGGCAGCAGTGGCACCCGCGAGTGCCGGGCACATCGCGATGTTTGACAGCTCACAGTATCCCTACAATTGCTTCAATTACGATGCCGACGACTACCCGGCGGGCAGCTCCGACGAAGAAAAGCGGCTCACGCGGCCCGCGTACAGGTGACCGCGGGGGTCAATGGCAGGGGCTTTGGGGGACAGCGACCCTCCTCTTCAGGGTGCTCAGGTAGCCAGGACCtgcctgggaaggaggaaggtgggGGGCTTTCTGCTTCCGGGCGGGGCTCAGAGAAAGGACGCATTTGTGGGCACTTGGCGGGGTAGAGGGGGAAGTTTCTCTCAGCCTCCCTGGGGAGGGTCCCAGGTGCCGGGGAAGAGCcgctggggcgggggcggggcggagcgggAGCAGCGCGCCGCAGTCACTGTCACTGACACCCTGGCTCGGGGCGTTCGCAGCTACATCGCCTTGATCGCCATGGCCATCCAACAGAGCCCAGCGGGCAGGGTGACCCTGTCGGGCATCTACGACTTCATCATGCGCAAGTTCCCCTATTACCGCGCCAACCAGCGCGCCTGGCAGAACTCCATCCGCCACAACCTGTCCCTCAACAGCTGCTTCATCAAGGTGagctccctgccctctgccccaaccactgtccccccacccctgtcTCCCCAGCTCGGTGACACCTGGGCTGAGTTGTTCCTGGGGATGGGGACTGGGAGGGATGTCTCAGCGTGTCACAGCGGCAGCAGCGAAGTCCGCCCTTGGCTAGTGGGGCGCCTCCACCTGCTCGGTGAGGGTGCGCGCACCTGGCTGGGCGGGGCGCACGCGCGGCAGCGCTGAGTCCCACTGTGCTACGCAGGTGCCGCGGACCGAGGGCCACGAGAAGGGCAAAGGCAACTACTGGACGTTCGCGGGAGGCTGCGAGTCGCTGCTGGACCTCTTCGAGAACGGCAACTACCgccggaggcggcggcggcgtggCCCCAAACGGCAGGGGCCGCGGGGCTCGTGCGCTGGGGACGCCGAGGGGCCCCAGGATCCTTCCCAGCCGACTGCTGTGCGGGGGTCCCCAGCCCCAGACGGCGCGGGAGTGGCCGGCCCCCGAGAGCCTGCAGCCAGCCCAGCCAACCCTGGGAAGGCGCACCCCAGGGACATCAAGTTCAGCATTGACTACATCCtctccgcgcccggcccctctccGGGGCCCAGTGTCGGGGCGCTTGAGGGCAGACACCCCTGGCTGCAGGCCCCGCAGGTGAACCTCCACTTGTGGACAGTGTGAGCTGGTGCTGCACAATCACTCTGGGTCTTCCCGCCAGACCTTCCTCCCCTGAGCCAGGAAGCCCCAGCGCTGCCACCAGCTGTCACTTCTCTGAGATCAGCCTGGGTTGGAGGGAAGGGCAGAGGTCTGTCTTAGGAGAGGTATTTATTGTGGGATTGTGACTTTGTGTATTCAGAAAAAAGCTTCCCTGCAGGGAAAGCCCTGCTGGGTTCCAGTGTTAATTACCGGTTGCTGGAGACCCACCAACTACTCCTGCTCTGGGGAATGGGAACCTAGGGTCCTGTTCCCTAATGTCAAGGTGATGAAAATTCCTCCGTGGTTTAAGACCGTCCTTCGTAGACAGCACAAACCGAAAGCTGCCAGTGTGCTCAGCAAACTGTCAGTCAGGCTGGTTAACATCTTCCCTATagttaaaaatactaataaaatgcACACCGTGAAGATTGATACTAATTGATACTAGTGACCCCAATGTTTATGACGGTGTCCCCATTACAGATGATGTGATCAGAAGTGACAAATATTCCTTGTGCTGTTGGCAGAATATTTTGATGATGGTTTAGGAAATCCATTGTACTTTTTgtacaggaaagaaggaaggaagggtgggagggaggggctcgGGCTGAGGGGGAGGTGATCCTTGGGGCAAACCCAATTCCCTCGACTCTTCTGAGCAGGGAGGGGGCCCCTATTCTGGCACCTTCTATGCAGCAGGTTTCTCAGCCTGCCGGAGAGCAGGCTGTTGATAAAACTCCCGCTACACTGTGAGGTGTACAATTAAGGACGTGTGCGATTACAAGCATCCGAGGTGGGTAAACTGCATTTGAAATGTAAATGATTTAATTACTGTGTAGAGATgggcattttaaaaaacacaattatacACAGTGAAACTATTTGACCAACCTTATCATTTCTCACCAGCCCATTTTTGCAGAGTTAATTGCTTTCCATGACTTAATTTGAACATTAGTATCGATTACACCTAATCTGATTCACTAGGTGACAACGATTGGCTCATTTTGTGAGCTGCAAACACACACCCAAGGAGGCTGGCTGTCTCAGTTGGGAATAAAATAGTCATGTTTTATCAGACTCTCTTAAAAAACAGGGGCTGGGAGTCCATGAAGGCAGGCGGGCTGCTAGACAGGCCCGAATCATGCAAAAGACACGTTTAACCCTGGCTCCACTTCTGTTCGGAAGGCTTGATATTTTGTTAAAGCCAAGTACTCCTTCACCCACCTACCCTGTAAATAGAGACTCGATGTGTCCTCTTAATTGTcttgggaagagggaagaaagccaTTCGTGGCAAATGCTGTGAAAAGCCTGGCCTCCGGCTCCGTGCCGTGCCACTCACACCAGGCCCTGCCAACCGCAGCCTCTGCCTACACAGCCGCCCTTCAGCCTGGCAGGAGGACAAGGCGCCCAGCCTCAAATGCCCTTTCCTACAGGCAGACATGAGCCTGTATTGTCGACAACTCTCCTTTGCAAATGCCAGGTGCTTGTTTCCAGAACTCTTtgctcaaatagccaaagcctGTGGGGCTCCTACTGCCTGTGGGACACAGAGCTGAGCCCTGGGACAGGTGCTGCCTCCCTGGCCACATACCAGCCCTAGGAGATGGGCGTGTTGCTCTCAggcccattttatggatgggggACCTACAGCCCAGGTGTGTGGCTCCAGGTGGGCTGGCTTGTCCAGGCTATCACAGTGgctgtgtgcacgcgtgtgtgtgtgtgtatgtgtatcgtGGGTGTGTGTCATGGGTCTGTCTGCCTTCCTGTTATTTATATCCCTTTGCCGGTTGTGCTAAAAGCATCGATTTAAATTATACTGGATATAATTTAGATGGTAAGATGCAGATGGTCTTACGCACAAGTAAGTATGTGGCTTATAGAATATCTGAAGATATATTTTTCTGCTACCAACTGagcaaataaaatgtatgttttatctTTTGGGTTCTAGCTTTATTCCTGCATTTTGTTCTGGTTAGGAAAGTCTGATTTGGAACCAAAAACCCTTTGCCCTAAACAGGACACTGTTTGGAGGCCTCAGCCTGAAAGCAAAGTGCTTTCTTGGCGGCATTTCCCCTCTGCACACACATCTGGGTGGCACTGGGCAAAATCTGTGCACCGGCAGGTGTAGTGTTTGTTTTGCAAAGGATAtcaatcatgtttttaaaagcaaagggACATTTTCAATTTGCCAGCATATGACATCCTGCAACTTCAGAAAGGTTCCCAGCCCTTAGAGTGACTGGCATTTAATACCAACAACATCACCGGGGTGAGGGCTGGCTGTGACCTATTCAAATGTCGCCGCCACCACGCAGACTTGCCCAacacaattataattaaatacttTATGCCTCTCTTGCAAATCTGCTGATTGATCATCGATATGTACATTACCACCACATTACCCCCGAGCAGGCATCTGCCATGCACGGGTTATGGATCACCAGGTTTCCATCAGCGAAGTTGGGAGGCGCTGCGGAGCGCTGCTCAGGAAGGCGGTGTGTGCAAATTACCATCGTGGGACCGAAGTTCCCAGGCCGGGCTGCGCCGGGCCCTGAGCTCCTCTTCCCAGGCTGCCAGGAGACTGAGGGCATCCCCCTTCACTGCCACTGGGCCCAGGGGCCCCCACCAGGTGCCACAGGAGTGAGGCAACAGCCCCAGCTTCCTGCAGGAGGATGGAGAATCCCTTCCCACGGTGGAGGGGTGAGAGCGGCGATTTGAGAGCACGGCCGTGTCCATGTCCATGAGTGCAAACCGACCCCAGATGCTGCCCCCTCCCCGCTGCTGAGCCGCGGGCTGCGGCATCGCTGTGCCTCTCCAGAAAGGCCCCCACGGCTGAAGCCTGCCCTCCAGGCCAAGCTGAAACAGGACCCTGGGAAGCTGCCATCCATTGGCCTCTGGTCTGCCTCACGGGCAGAAGACAGAAAAGCCTTGCTTCCCTTCTgagtccttccttcctttactgggcaggctgggggctgctGCTCGCTCATTCAGCAGACGACTGTGGGCCCCCGTGCCGGGCGCAGGCTGTGGCCAGCACATACCCGGAAAGTAAAGGAAGTGTGCATAGGGCTGCGCTGAGACAGAGAGCAGCGCTGGTGGGTGCAGAGGTCTTCTAGCTGCCTGCAAGCCCTAGCCCTGAGGGTCAGACAGGTAGTGAAAGGAGCTGAGATCTTGCAGAACAGACAGGAAGGCCGGCATGGCTTGGGGGCTGCAGACAGGTAGTGATGCACAAAAGATGCGGCCaggcccccgcccccccaccagCCATCGCTTCAGCCTTTGAAACGCAGCTGCTGCCTTAGCCATCATCACTGCTCCTCCTGGTTTGTTGGTCCCTGCAGGGCCCAGCTGCAGAGTCACCTCCCATGGCCCGGGTGCTGGGCCTGGGTTCCCATGGCCTGCACACTGGCTGACTTCCTGACACCAGCCCATTCCTGTTGTCCTCAAGCCTGTCTCCCTGCCTAGTGCCATCCATGCCCAGGGAACTGAGTGTGGGAAGCCCAGATCCAGATGTGTCtgggagtgagtgtgtgtgaagcTGGGTGAGGGCATCTGTAGTTGCACCCACTCCTCATGTCTAATCAGCCAGGCTCCTGCCCCAGAGTGGCTCTGGAGCCCTGCGGTGGCCCTGGTCTCCCTGGAGAGGGAGGAGCCCAGGCTGGAGCCTGGCAGCCATGCATCCTTGGACACCTgcccctggggcctgggcctccTCCCCTGTGCATGGGCTGTCTCacctcctgccctctgcctctgCTCGACTCAAGACTGGATCCCTGGGGTGGGACTGAGCAAGTCTCGCCCTGGAAATGCTCTCCACACAGCTGCAGTGGGGCAGTTCTCTGGGCACCGCCCTCCCTGGAGGCAGCCCCAGGACTCCCTGCGTCTCTTGCTGGGACCGTGTCTGTCCTTGGGCACTGCCAGCTTCCTCGGGGCCTCCTCAGGTGGCCCCAGGGTGAGCTTTGAGCTGGGACCAAGACAAAAAGACACAGGCCCAGGTATCTGCTACTCAGATTTGTGAGTCTCTCTTCTTCAGTGACTCCCTTCCTCGAGGTCACCAACCTCCactcccttctctgcctcagtttcctccatggTCGGGAGCTGGTTTGGGAACCTCCAGGACTGTGAATCCGCAGGGAGTCATGGCCTGGGCTCCTTCTgatcccctgccccagggccaggaCCAAGCACGAGAAAGTTTATTTTGATGCCAAGGACCCTGGCATCTGCATAAACATTCTACACCAGGAGCCAAAACAGGCCTGTTTCTCCCCAGAAGTATGAAATTGAAAATGAGCATCACAGGCCCTGTACAGGGAtgggccctgcctggggctgTGGCCTGCCTGTCCCACGGGGACGAGGCAGCTCTCTCACACTCACGCCCCCAAATGAACAGCATCACCTGGGTCTCGGGAAAGCGGGACCCCGGGGTCCATCTTTGCCCCCTactcccggccccgcccggcccctgaGGGCAAGAGAGCAGGTGTTTGCTGAGAGCTTTTGGTGCGCTACGCGAGGTCCTGAGAACGCCATCTCTCCAGCACCATCGGGTCCGGAGAGTGACGCCTCCGGCGCACAGGGAGGCACAGAGGTCAGGGAGGTCACAGGGAGGCACAGAGGTCAGTGTCCCTCGGGACCCGAATCAGGGCTGACCACATCTGTCAGCGATTGTCCAGAGGGACCCACAGGGCCACTGGTGGGGACCGAGCGTGGGCTTCGGGCAGTAGGGTCAGGGCAGGACCTGGCTGCTCCCACGTCCCCAGAGGTTCAGTCCTGGGGAGGAGGCGCAGAGCCAACACGCAAAGGACAAGGGTTCTCATGACCCCCATGCCACGGGCCCCGCTCGCCCATCAGGCCAGTGGGCAGGCGGCCGACCCCAGGGCTCCCCCACATGGGTGAGGAAGCGGAGGCCCAGAGGGGTCTCCCAGACCTGACCTCCTCCATCCCCAGGTGGGGCCTCTGTCTGACTCCTGAGCACGTGTCGGGACGGCAGGAATATTCTGGCTCCAGGGACCTGGAATCCGGAGGGCAGCAACCCGCCTGGGGCCTAACCTCCCTGCGGCTGCCAGGCAGGCGGGCATCGGCCATGCCCACCCCGTCCCCTGCCGAGATGGGCCTGGTATGCGGCCCTCGCCGTGATTGCTTCAAGAGAAACCCAGGAAAAGGGAAAGTGCACCCAGCCTGTTACCTGTAATTTGAGTTTGCTATTCAGCCAAATTAACAATCCATAACCATTTGCAAAATTACACGTTTCCATCGTGAAAAATACCAAGTGCATCGTATGTAAATGTGCCTGATCCGAGCGCTTTGCGTGGGAGAGACGGGCGCTCGGAACCACAGGCGAAGCTTGTCAGGCCACGCCGCTGTCGATTACAAATTAACAGACCTCGTCTGCTTTTGTACAATTACATTTCCACCAGCTTTAGGCGACTTTAGACCCAGATTCCAAATAAGATGTGAGTTCACTGAACTGAAACTTGCAGTATTAGATTTATAATAAACAAAGAGAGGTCACACGgctatgccatttttaaaaagaaaaggaaattgagtgGGAACATTTGAACTTCACTCAACTTCCCCTGCACTCTGCAGTGGACGCAGGCTACAGAGCAGCCACAGAGCGTTCCCCAGCCCATGGGGGCTCCACAGGGGGCGGCCCCACCCTGTCCAGACCCCTGCCCACACCCCCTGGCACCCGCCACGCGCCAGGCACCCAGGAAGCTGTTAGGCGCTTGCTGCAACCACTTTTATCAGCCATGTGCTCACCAAGCGAGCACGTCTCATCCTTTGGGGTCAGCCAGCATGTCCTTCTGTGCCCCCAACAAGCGCGTGTCCTTTCTTGTCTAACCTAGAATTCATAATTGCTAATCCTCGGGCCTCGCCCTCCAAATCTGCTCAGCTCCTGAGTTCCATAGGATTTGTAGAGCAAGGTCAGATAACATGACATTCCCTGATTTGTCCCTGAGTTTGGGGTAAGAAGAAGAAGCGCGGTTGTCCAAGCGCAGACGTGCCCCGCCAGCCACGGGACCTGCGCTCACAGGCCTGAAGTGCAGAGACAGAACATCACGTGGCCATGTAAacacacacctgtgcacacacgtatgcacatgcatacacaggcatgcacacaaacacatccGCACACATGCACAAGCACACACGCTGTGTGTACACACCATATACACAGAGTGTgaaatgcatgcatgtgtgcttGGCAGAGTGAGCATGTTCACCTAGTCTGTCTGCAGCGTGGGGAGGAAATGGTCCTGCTGAAGTCAGGCTGCTGGCTCCGTCTGCCTGCCACTGTCACGCTTCCACGCCCTCACACATGCGCTTCCTCTCCAGGCAATGCCGTTTTCATCTTCGCAGCCTCGTAAAAGCCCCTTCGGCTTTCCAGCCCTGATGCAAACGTCCTGTGTCCGGCCCCCCATGCCCCCGGGCAGGGCAGTGCTATCTGGGCACACACTCCCAGGCGTGGCACTGACGAAGCAACCACGTTGAACAGGGACACCTCATCTTCACCCCACGTTAcgcaagaggaaactgaggcaggactGCCCAGGGCCGTCTGGCCCCAGGTGGGAGAGGATTTGTACAAGTCATGCTGGTTGCAGAGTCCCTGCCCTTGCCCACCTGAGGAGGGGGGAGCCCCCGGGACCCTGAGCCCCTGGCCCTGGTCCAGGACTCCTCTGCTCCCCGGGCCTAGAGTGGACCCACCCAGTAGGTGCCGGGACCTGCTGTGAGGCCTGGGGGTCCCCGAGCAGCCACATATGTGGGTCACTGTCCCAGACACAAGGACGAGGAGCCCCATGTGTCTGAAGTTTCTGAAAGCTGGGAACAATCTTCCCGACTGCTTTCTGTTTAGATTAACTGACACGGCCAGATGTTGGCTGGGAAACTCCAGCTCCAAGTGTCCCTGTCAACACAGAGGCAGATGTTGCAGTCCTGGGACCTCAAGCTTTCTGTTTCCCAAAGAGGCGATGCCTCCTTTCCAGGGAGGTGGTCTGGGCCCCATGGGTGGGCAGACCCAaggctggggagcccagcaccCCAGAAAGTGCCTGCCCAGCTATCCCTGGAAGCCACCTCTCCTTGAGCTAGTCCCAGCAGGGCCCATGAGCTTGTCCCAGCAGGGCTGTCTGGGGAGACCTGCCCTGTGCCCCAGCCTGCCCCCCAGGaccagcactctggggggcccaCCATCCTGGCCCCAAACCCAGGGACCCCATCCACTTCCAGAAGCAGCAGCCTCCCAGGCACCACCCACGGTGCCCCATGCACTTTCACCACAGCTGTGCCAAGCAGGCTGGGTGGTGGGTCTGAGCCCATTCTATAGACCACAGAGTAACACCTGCAGGGGTGGCCCTGAGCCACACCCAGGCTCTCTCTGGACCCCAGCCACCCATCCCTGGGGGCTCAGCACAGCTGCTTCCCACTGCCCCTGGCCAGTCTTGGGGGGGCAACAGCTGCATCCAGAGCCCGACCCCTGTGCCAGCAGCTTTGGGACTTCTGTTGTTTCTCTGTGGCTTCTCCTCGCTGGCTCTGGAGTTGCCCTCTCCACGCCACCTGCTTCGACCAC contains:
- the FOXL3 gene encoding forkhead box L3 gives rise to the protein MFDSSQYPYNCFNYDADDYPAGSSDEEKRLTRPAYSYIALIAMAIQQSPAGRVTLSGIYDFIMRKFPYYRANQRAWQNSIRHNLSLNSCFIKVPRTEGHEKGKGNYWTFAGGCESLLDLFENGNYRRRRRRRGPKRQGPRGSCAGDAEGPQDPSQPTAVRGSPAPDGAGVAGPREPAASPANPGKAHPRDIKFSIDYILSAPGPSPGPSVGALEGRHPWLQAPQVNLHLWTV